One segment of Pseudomonas sp. FP2196 DNA contains the following:
- the apaG gene encoding Co2+/Mg2+ efflux protein ApaG encodes MSDSRYQVDVSVVTRYLADQSQPEHDRFAFAYTITVENNGEIPARLMSRHWVITDGDGHKEEVRGAGVVGQQPLIEVGKSHTYSSGTVMTTKVGIMQGTYEMVADDGKHFDAIIKPFRLAVPGALH; translated from the coding sequence ATGTCCGATTCCCGTTACCAGGTCGATGTCAGCGTCGTTACCCGCTATCTGGCAGACCAATCGCAACCCGAGCACGACCGCTTCGCCTTCGCCTACACCATCACCGTGGAGAACAACGGCGAGATTCCCGCCCGACTGATGTCGCGGCACTGGGTGATCACCGACGGTGACGGACATAAAGAGGAAGTTCGCGGCGCAGGTGTTGTCGGCCAGCAACCGTTGATCGAAGTGGGCAAAAGCCACACCTACAGCAGCGGCACAGTGATGACGACCAAGGTCGGCATCATGCAGGGCACCTACGAAATGGTCGCCGACGACGGCAAACATTTCGACGCAATCATCAAACCGTTTCGCCTTGCTGTCCCCGGAGCCTTGCACTGA